A genomic stretch from Cuculus canorus isolate bCucCan1 chromosome 30, bCucCan1.pri, whole genome shotgun sequence includes:
- the C30H19orf53 gene encoding leydig cell tumor 10 kDa protein homolog — MAQGTPKAAAKRSGRGGAAAETASRGAKGPRKGARAIAPKKLRVIQQQKLKKRLEVAIRQKIERDAVQRAGAGLPKKLAVVAAPGPPKGKAKKGRG; from the exons ATGGCGCAGGGAACCCCGAAGGCAGCGGCCAAGCGGtccgggcgggggggggcggcggcggagACCGCGTCTCGGGGGGCGAAGGGGCCGAGGAAGGGAG CCCGGGCCATCGCCCCCAAGAAACTGCGAGTgattcagcagcagaagctgaagaag CGCCTGGAGGTCGCCATCCGGCAGAAGATCGAGCGGGACGCGGTGCAGCGAGCGGGCGCCGGGCTGCCCAAGAAGCTGGCGGTGGTCGCGGCCCCCGGACCCCCCAAGGGCAAAGCCAAGAAAGGTCGGGGCTGA
- the MRI1 gene encoding methylthioribose-1-phosphate isomerase, with the protein MGCSPPRPGTGAPSLSPALGHWASPRIGIGASCSDGRGSAGATSGTAMALDALRYRRGSLAIVNQLLLPEQIRYESVDGVERARQAIRDMEVRGAPAIALVGCLALALELQAGAGPDEDAAALGAFVDERLRLLESARPTAANMSHQAQRLRGLIRQCLQSPGITAATLRESVIVAAEALLERERAQNRSLGAHGARHLLARVPGGGVTVLTHCNTGGLATAGYGTALGVVWALHAEGRLSRVFCTETRPFHQGGRLTALELRHQGLPATLITDSAAAAAMRLRGIQAVVVGADRVAANGDTANKIGTYQLAVAARHHGVPFYVAAPSSSCDPALPDGNAIPIEERPARELTHLRGLCLAPPDIDVWNPAFDVTPHELITGGIITEFGVFAPGELRQALAEHAAPDQ; encoded by the exons atggggtgcagccccccccGCCCTGGTACTGGGGCTCCCAGTTTGTCCCCTGCACTGGGACACTGGGCTTCCCCCCGGATCGGGATTGGCGCCTCCTGCTCTGACGGAAGAGGAAGTGCCGGAGCGACTTCCGGCACAGCCATGGCTCTGGACGCCCTCCGGTACCGGCGCGGCTCCCTCGCCATCGTCAACCAACTGCTGCTGCCGGAGCAGATCCGTTACGAGAGCGTGGACGGCGTGGAGCGCGCGCGGCAGGCCATCCGCGACATGGAG GTGCGCGGCGCGCCGGCCATTGCACTGGTGGGGTGCCTGGCGCTGGCGCTGGAGCTGCAGGCGGGCGCGGGGCCGGACGAGGACGCGGCCGCGCTCGGAGCCTTCGTGGACGAGCGGCTGCGGCTGCTGGAGTCGGCGCGGCCAACGGCCGCCAACATGAGCCACCAGGCCCAGCGCCTGCGCGGCCTCATCCGGCAGTGCCTGCAGAGCCCTGGCATCACCGCCGCCACGCTGCGCGAGAG TGTGATCGTGGCGGCCGAGGCGCTGCTGGAGCGCGAGCGGGCGCAGAACCGGAGTCTGGGGGCGCACGGAGCGCGGCACCTCCTGGCGCGCGTCCCCGGCGGCGGCGTCACCGTCCTCACCCACTGCAACACGGGCGGACTCGCCACCGCCGGCTACGGCACCGCCCTCG GGGTGGTGTGGGCGCTGCACGCCGAGGGACGCCTGTCGCGCGTCTTCTGCACGGAGACGCGGCCGTTCCACCAGGGCGGACGGCTGACGGCGCTGGAGCTGCGGCACCAGGGGCTCCCGGCCACCCTCATCACCGACagcgcagccgccgccgccatgCGCCTGCGCGGCATCCAGG CCGTTGTGGTGGGCGCCGACCGCGTGGCCGCCAACGGGGACACGGCCAACAAGATCGGCACCTACCAGCTGGCGGTGGCCGCGCGGCACCACGGCGTCCCCTTCTACGTGGCCGCCCCCAGCTCGTCCTGCGACCCGGCCCTGCCCGACGGCAACGCCATCCCCATCGAGGAGCGCCCGGCACGCGAGCTCACCCACCTCCGTGGCCTCTGCCTCGCGCCCCCCG acATCGACGTGTGGAACCCGGCCTTCGACGTCACCCCCCACGAGCTCATCACGGGCGGCATCATCACCGAGTTCGGGGTGTTCGCGCCCGGGGAGCTGCGCCAGGCTCTGGCCGAGCACGCGGCCCCGGACCAATAA
- the YJU2B gene encoding probable splicing factor YJU2B, with amino-acid sequence MGERKGTNKYYPPDFDPAKHGSLNRYHGSHPLRERARKLSQGILVIRFEMPYNIWCDGCKNHIGMGVRYNAEKKKVGTYYTTPIYRFRMKCHLCVNYIELQTDPSGCDYVIVSGARRKEERWDMADNQQVLPTEREAKEKLETDAMFRLEHGVADQATLQRAAPTLASLQEAQSAWKDDFALNSRLRRRFREEKKTLREEEEEAAALQAKAGLSIPLVPEAEEDRRLATLLKYRSPDSYEEKQRLKRTEISNRSWFSAAAGGGKACEALRKLALGGRALRVQGGPPSTPTGFGIVRRRSAEEPAEPEGTEQDEGTPCTPRGEAGGDPEAETPPAPVGKGQGGGGEAGTPQGPVTASLVADYSDSGSESA; translated from the exons atg GGTGAACGCAAGGGCACCAACAAGTACTACCCGCCCGACTTTGACCCCGCCAAG cATGGCTCCCTCAACCGGTACCACGGCAGCCATCCCCTGCGGGAGCGCGCCCGCAAGCTGTCCCAGGGCATCCTCGTCATCCG GTTCGAGATGCCGTACAACATCTGGTGTGACGGCTGCAAGAACCACATCGGGATGG GGGTCCGGTACAATGCGGAGAAGAAGAAGGTCGGCACCTACTACACCACTCCCATATACAG GTTCCGGATGAAGTGCCACCTCTGCGTCAACTACATTGAGCTGCAGACGGACCCTTCCGGATGCGACTACGTCATCGTCAGCGGCGCTCGACGCAAAGAGGAGCGCTGGGACATGGCTGACAACCAGCAGGTCCTGCCCACTG AGCGGGAGGCGAAGGAGAAGCTGGAGACAGATGCCATGTTCCGGCTGGAGCACGGCGTGGCTGACCAGGCGACACTGCAGCGTGCGGCACCTACGTTGGCCTCGCTCCAGGAGGCCCAGAGCGCCTGGAAGGACGACTTTGCCCTCAACAGCCGCCTCCGGAGGCGGTTCCGG gaggagaagaagacaCTCcgcgaggaagaggaggaagcagcgGCGCTGCAGGCGAAGGCCGGGCTCAGCATCCCGCTGGTGCCGGAGGCGGAGGAGGATCGGCGCTTGGCCACGCTGCTCAAGTACCGCAGCCCTGACT cctACGAGGAGAAGCAGCGGCTGAAGCGGACGGAGATTTCCAACCGCTCCTGGTTTTCCGCGGCTGCCGGCGGCGGCAAAGCCTGCGAGGCCCTGCGGAAGCTGGCGCTGGGGGGGCGAGCGCTGCGGGTTCAGGGGGgccccccctccacccccaccgGCTTCGGCATCGTCCGCCGTCGCTCCGCGGAGGAACCAGCTGAGCCGGAGGGGACAGAGCAGGACGAGgggaccccctgcacccctcgAGGCGAGGCTGGGGGGGACCCCGAAGCCGAGACCCCCCCGGCGCCCGTCGGCaaagggcagggaggggggggcgAGGCTGGGACCCCCCAAGGCCCCGTCACCGCGTCCCTCGTTGCTGATTATTCCGACTCCGGCTCCGAAAGCGCCTGA